Proteins from a single region of Hydra vulgaris chromosome 12, alternate assembly HydraT2T_AEP:
- the LOC101241511 gene encoding uncharacterized protein LOC101241511 isoform X1, giving the protein MALVFMIVLLSFLCGFSVILNVTVVLTILAKGNSKNIRDVILMSLAICDGVQCTLGYPAELFGYANYKNPSLTEKFCKPSGFIVMYLALTAIAHLVCLCIYRYLTIVHPLKLQAFLTKSNWSAYCCITFCWIYGLFWSLSPLLGWNEIVREKQDTYRCSINLYPDNETKSSYLYALAIFCYLIPLIIIIYCSLKVHLELRNMLKMCKQISGVEANITKVTYRIEKQDFISVSFIIASFFAVWTPYAVCVFYLTIGKNLPPSFLTYCALFAKSSTILNPIIYCLMYKKFRQTIQSKFWKFFNNPTVAPIA; this is encoded by the coding sequence ATGGCATTAGTTTTTATGATCGTATTATTATCGTTCTTATGTGGATTTTCTGTGATATTAAACGTTACCGTAGTCTTAACCATACTAGCAAAGGGAAACTCTAAAAACATTCGAGATGTTATTTTAATGAGTCTTGCAATATGTGATGGCGTACAGTGCACTTTAGGCTATCCGGCCGAACTGTTTGGTTATGCTAATTACAAAAATCCATCACTTACCGAAAAGTTTTGCAAACCAAGTGGTTTTATTGTAATGTATCTTGCCTTAACTGCTATTGCACATTTGgtttgtttatgtatatatcgATATTTAACTATTGTACACCCACTAAAACTACAGGCATTTCTCACAAAATCGAATTGGAGTGCATATTGTTGTATTACCTTTTGCTGGATTTATGGTTTGTTTTGGTCATTAAGTCCTCTACTTGGCTGGAATGAAATAGTTCGAGAAAAACAGGATACATACAGGTGCTCAATTAATTTATATCCGGATAATGAGACAAAAAGTAGCTATTTATACGCTCTGGCAATATTTTGTTACCTTATTCCTctgataattattatttactgtAGTTTAAAAGTCCACTTAGAACTTCGCAACATGTTGAAAATGTGCAAACAGATTTCTGGTGTTGAagcaaatattacaaaagttaCATATCGAAtagaaaaacaagattttatatCTGTGAGTTTTATAATAGCTTCATTTTTTGCTGTTTGGACTCCATATGCCGTATGcgttttttatttgacaattgGAAAAAATCTACCTCCTAGTTTTTTAACTTACTGTGCTTTGTTTGCTAAGTCATCAACAATCCTTAACCCTATCATTTATTGTCtcatgtataaaaaatttcgCCAAACAATACAAAGTAAATTTTGGAAATTCTTCAATAATCCAACAGTTGCACCAATTGCTTAA